A window of Garra rufa chromosome 11, GarRuf1.0, whole genome shotgun sequence genomic DNA:
TTTTCGCTTATAAATGATGCTTGATCCGTGCAGATTTCTTTTATCTGTTCTGATCAAGAAACATATCCAtctacatttgaaaaaaataaattgtgagTTTGCAAGTATGTGACAAtgactttgttttatttataataaacttATTGAGAGAATAAAAAAAGCTTTAGATTTTATTTGAAAAAGGCTTTTTTTATTAAGGTTTTAtggttctttttaattttttgctcactttttcttttttagacAATGAGTGACTTTGACTACTTAAAGCTGCTGGGTAAAGGCACTTTTGGAAAGGTGATTCTAGTGAGGGAAAAGGCTACTGGCATGTACTACGCCATGAAGATCCTGCGCAAAGAGGTCATCATTGCTAAGGTGGGCAGCACACAGATCAAAAGTTTAAAATGCTTCTAAATGATTAGTTTGAGAGCCATGACCCCGTGGTGTGTCTTGTTTTCGTCTACTTCAGGATGAGGTCGCACACACAATCACTGAAAGCAGAGTGTTGCAGAACACACGGCATCCCTTCCTTACGGTACGTCCATCTCCgcctgtttttaatttatttttttattgcacaCTTATCTTGGTTCTACATTTGTTAATTCGCATATTGTTTTCAATCTCTTTACAGACACTAAAATACGCCTTCCAGACACGAGATCGATTGTGTTTCGTCATGGAGTACGCAAATGGAGGCGAGGTTTGTCACATTCTGTCACTCCTTAATGAAAGCAAACTAGAAAAGCCTcttttaaaattttgtttgtCTCTTTTTACGTGTTTCCAGCTGTTCTTCCACTTGTCTCGAGAGCGTGTATTTACGGAGGATAGAGCCCGTTTCTATGGGGCTGAAATCGTTTCAGCTTTGGAGTATCTGCACTCTAAAGATGTTGTCTACAGGGACCTAAAGGTTTCTCATTTTAACGTTCTATGTATTTATTGTGAAAAcactttgaaatgtttttgaaaattgTGTCATAGACCACAAAGAAATGAAATCTATGttccttatttttttcttttttacaacaAATGGCAAAACACCATTTCCTAATTCAGTTTCTCTCTGCAGCTGGAGAATCTAATGCTGGATAAAGATGGTCACATTAAAATCACAGACTTTGGCCTGTGTAAAGAGGGCATTACTAATGAGGCCACCATGAAGACATTCTGTGGGACCCCAGAGTACCTTGCTCCTGAGGTACTGCCAGCTCACTCCATAAATGTTTTTTCAGTCAGTTTTTGGATCATAGTTCAGGGCTTGACAATTAGGAGTGCCGATGGCGTTGAagacgctcaggacagttgacgAATTTGTGACTGGCCTGATCGGACCACTGCCGTGTCGTCACGAAAGTTTATCATTTGCACGTGTTTTTAAGCcttgttcattttaaaatttcAAGCCATCACAGAGAGACAAACAGCCTACAAAAGTATGTCAGAATACAAAATACTTTGTAGGTTTAACAATGATTAatctatatttaatataatattttatacagTGGAGTACAGATGCACCGATCGACCAGAAATATTTCAACCGATCTCTGTACCGGGCTTGCATGCGAACTGAATGCAATAATTTAGCAAAATTTTGTGTGTGGAAATATTACGAACTCTTTAAACATCCGTTAACAGAGACCAGAGACTATGAAGTCGAACACAAAGAGGAAAAAATGCTGTAGCAGGCAGAGCAAGATCGCAATTCACAATACACAAAATATTATCCTAATTATTGAAACGGCTATATATGAATGCATCTCTGAGTGGAACTGAttgttttaaaggagtagttcactttcagaacaaaaatttacaggtaatttactccccctcccccttgttatccaagacatgttcatgtctttctttcttcagtcaattgtttcttgaggaacacatttcaggttttctctccatataatggacttctatggtgcccctgagtttgaacttccaaattgcagtttaaatgcatcttcaaaggactctaaacgatcccagctgaggaagaagggtcttatctagcgaaaagatcagtcattttcgaaacaaactcactatttatgtactttcaaacctcaaatgcttgtcttgtctatggttccggttcaatacagttagggtatgttgaaaaacccccatctcgttttcttccccaacttccaAATTGTCCTACAGTACATCGCttcagaagtaccaacccagtgtttacaaagtgaacatgcaaagaagatcaaatgccctttacaaaaaaaataaaaaaggtaaaacagcgatgtaggaagattttgaagttgaagaaaaaaatgagataggagtttttcgacataccctaactgtatcgaccaggattacacagactacacaAGCGCATCGCAGAGActaaacaagacgagcatttgaggataaaaagtatataaattttcaatttgtttaaaaaaataacggATTGTTTCGCTAGCAAaaaaaagacccttcttcctcagttgggatcgtttagagccctttgaagctgcgtttaaactgcattttggaagttcaaacttgggggcaccattgaagtccactatatggagagaaaacctgaaaaaacatagtttctttacgactgaagaaagaaagacataaacatcttggatgacaagggggggagTACAGTattagtaaatttttgttctgaaagtgaactaatcctttaaaatagcGTTCGGAAGACTTTGCTTTGTTTACAGCGATAACCAAGGAAACGTAATATCACTGTAAAGGCCCATTCACACAAAGAACGATAACTGTTTTTGTGGCAGGGCCAGTGAAAATTTTACCTCTAAAAATCCTTAGCGTTGAGCCCTGATAGAGCCCTGTGATTCAAGTCCAGTTCTGATTTGTGGGATTTCATTATAATGGGTCAGTGTTTAAAAGCAGCAAACCTTCTTGTTGTTTGTGTTTTGAACTTCGCCACATTGAAAGGAGAGCAGAAGCTAAAAAGCATCTTTGCAATATTACGCAATACATGTCAAGAAGTACTAGATGAAGgtttaagaaaatattttacCACATGGTACTTTAGGTGAAGTTGAAGTGTTAAACATAAATGTGTTACAGCTGAATTTAGAGTGTCATTTTATcatgtttaaatattaaaagaTGGTTTTGCTCTATATGAACGTAATTTTCTTAATGTGTAAGGttggtttaaaaatatttttttttaaatttaatttattaatgtaatttaatgttgGTTAATGTAATGAGGTTCATAACAATAATTCTAAGGCCATTGGGATAAATGGAGGAGAACCCGaccataacatttttttttgtctccACATTTATTGTCTTTGTCACTGGGAAATATGCCATATTATGAAGGTAAAATGGTTTACAAAAGGAGCTGCATGAACCTTGATATACCATCCAGATGTTAAAGAATATCTTCTTTAGGCTtctcattttttatttctttatttccaTCTCTAAATGCAATTTTTTCATCTTCTCCACGTTCTTTGCTGTAGGTATTAGAAGACAACGATTACGGTCGTGCGGTGGATTGGTGGGGTCTAGGAGTGGTCATGTATGAAATGATGTGCGGCCGGCTGCCATTCTATAACCAGGACCATGAACGTCTGTTTGAGCTCATTTTAATGGAGGAGATTCGCTTTCCTAGAAACCTCTCGCCTGAGGCCAAGGCCTTGCTGGCCGGCCTGCTCAAGAAAGACCCCAAACAGAGGTAAGCGGAGCGTCTGTTTCTACTTTGGTTATGAAGGGCTTcttgtgtattttttaataacgtGAGTGTTTGGTGGTTTTAAGGCTTGGAGGAGGTCCTGATGATGCCAAAGAAGTGATGACACACAAGTTCTTCAGTTCCATGAACTGGCAAGATGTCCTTCAAAAGAAGGTAAGTTCATGTTCCAACATTGTGTGTCGGTGTGATTGATTGCAGCATGATCAGAAGACATACTGTATATacgctagggctgggcgatatggcaaaaatatcataacacgatttattttttttttccagaaatatcacgattcgtgattttatcatgattctttgtcatgttggttttactattgcAAGTTGTCCGAGCAGCACAGCGGAGCTTATTTCTCTATTTTAAATCCAAAGCCTTAcaagttaacaaaataacaagaacggcagatgtttaggccaaagtgggcgaagataaaaatctttgtcattattttatctttttttttttaattaaaaaataagaacaaagataggctagAGGTTACAAATACTGATATACAaatcaggtacagtaggtgtatttatcagtagcattcaagaaattaaattaaattaattaattaacaaaaataaaaataaaacactacatacactatatacataattatacattgactcttattaaagcaactgtattacaAGTGTTTCAATCATGAGCAGTGAGcgatttttctttgtgttttgatTTATTAACGTACCATcactcaaaaatgacaattctgtcatttactcactcttgagtttttttttgttttttttttttaaacaaaatatgttgaacataaaacaaattttgaagaatgtgggtaaccagacagttgctggtccccagttacatccgtattattattattttttttctcactttcAAAGtgagtggggaccagctactgttatccacattcttcaaaatatcttttgtgttcagcgcaagaaaaaaatttataaagggtttggaacaacatgtgagtaaatttttgggtgaactgtccctttaatgacaatcggcagcatgttatagttctgtcgctttaagagctgcattcATCTAATATCTACAGACATGCATctgtttttctcttaactgttaaTTTTcgctttagacataaccaactgtgtttatatgtaatccttgtatgtttttgacagtattagggAATCAGACGCGAAAGACAacttagtccagtaatcaggtgctgtttgactgGCTTTTAACACGTTATTTAATCGTgtataatgtacttttgtgattgcgaTAAGTGCTGTCGCATGAGTGAATGTATGTCGTggtgtacagtatattgagacggaggcacactgtagcacgatactacggtattttttcaaaagcagatcgtggagacatcttaatttgtccacaatcaaaaatcgtcatatcgcaaacgcctaatatagattttttttttttttttacttcattagAAATTTAACAGTCATTTACGCTGATCTCTGCATGTGGTTAAGAAGGGATGTGTGAAAACCAAATGTTCTCTAGAGCTTTTTCTCACTCGCCCTCCTGCTGTTTTCTGCAGCTCATCCCACCCTTCAAGCCGCAAGTGACCTCAGAGACAGACACACGCTACTTTGATGACGAGTTCACTGCACAGACCATTACTGTCACGCCACCTGACCAATGTAAGTAGCTCAGTTCTTCCTCCTTGCCTGTCTGCTTGTGAGGTGTCACTAATCTTTGTGGTTCTGAGAAAATGATCAACAAGTCACTTTGTGGAAAATGACAGCAAATACTTCAGCCCTCAAAAATGTTCCAAATACATTGCAGGATTATAAGTTGCACTGGATCAAAAATGCATTGTTGTCGGTGTACAAGTTAAGTTGCATGATGCATGTGCATAATACTATGGTTTTCAGATTAGGAGGTGTGTCGCTCTCTATAGTGCCATTCATCATAAACAACTAGGGCTGTCAGCTGAACTCGTTAACTTAATTAATTAGGAAAAAATAAagtgatttaaaatattttaaagcagTTAACATGCTGGCCCCGCCCCCCAGACATGTATGTCatcttatattttatatagttgaCTTTTGACACATGATGCAGGGCAACAAATCTTTAAATGCAGTTAAAAATTCAGCTCCTAAAATTCAAGATACTGGAGTAAAAAAATGCCCCTGTGTGGGTTTTGtctcaaatatttatatatatatcacacGAGTGCTGATTTTGTCCCAATCTATCACAAgcttaaccctcctgttaccctaaaatccgctaacacctttttcccactggggtcaatttgaccccaaatttaaaacctctagaatatgatatttttttgctaaaaggttagtgtcaggtatTTAAtatctttgttgactacttatcaacactctgaaacaccccccaactttcactgtcaaacacctgtgacaaaatctcactgacagaaaacctttgcatagaggccattttcgattgagagagcaattcaactgacagtggttctcgcaatactacaggtatggttgtgttagttttattttttattttttattatacttaacatataaaattatagtgcatattataaaatcatagcatgttatagtgacctcaatatcacccaaaacaaatgtgtgtaaattttttatatttcttatgttttatacagctaaaagaacctggggtcaaattgaccccaaagaacaccgatgtaacaaaaatgtgtacagggcattgaacaaataatatcatgttagttttatgtttaccaagttttccccattaaattaggaaaagtcattcaatctgaagcaaaaaaaaaaaaaagtcaattatatatgtacatacgttaaacattgaatggggtcaaattgaccccaaggataacaggagggttaaatgTGAATTTATAGGCCTACAGCAGCACAGTATATATAAGAAGTTGttattgtgttatattttaaacTCTATATTATGTGTGTTTGCTCTAGgtatgcaccgaaatgaaaatccTTGGTCGAAGCCAAActaaattacacactgggccaaaatctgattaccgaacacggtttttcgtgtttttcccccatgcattttgccattttatttctccattgcataaattaaatagccaaaatgtgttttttttttacagttttgtcttgcttttcaaagaaaaaaaaatcaattacaaaacaatttaaaaatatttaacactgaacatttttaacgttctagcagacattatagcctaacaacaaaccacaattgaacttaaaattaataagttagtaaaataatattcttgggccatttttaagacccccttcttgaatcaggcatgtgtttttaatgtacaaataaatgcagccttgctgagaaaaggagaatattagaataaatgtattaacagAGCTATTGTAATgatgttatcattatttttgtgttactttttattttacagaacaacagtaaaatggcAATacttacatttatgaatgttgacttattttgtgcagatttatgaatgattgtcTTCTATGGACTTTGAgggagcttgtgcagcgctgtcagaataaatacaattggtgcaTGTATTtgacaacataacattctgtagtttatttacaaatggatgatttcagtcatcatacagcaacctttctcttctcatggaagacatgcgatgtggTACTAAACAATCTCACGTTgttgtgcttgtaatgatttttgccgaatgttttcaatttttcaattttgcaGAGAACATACTATATTACCTTTGAAGCCAAAGCAGTACCGTTGCACGTCTCTATTACATGGATTTGGAAGATAGATGGGTTGAATGTTCATTTCatactgtccctttaagagaaaTAAATGATGAGATTTTCCTTTGTCTCCGTCTCTTGCAGATGACAGTCTCGATGCGGAGGACCCAGATACACGCACACACTTCTCGCAGTTCTCCTACTCAGCCAGTGTGCGGGAGTGACCACCCCCCATCCCTCCCCGCTCTCCCACCCCTACCAGCAAACCGGACGCccctcacacacacaaacgcaaaCTCACACAAGGACACGTGCACCAGCAACCCAAGCCTTCCGAGGAGCGGGGTTCTAGGCGGGAGTACGGCGTCTGTGAACAACGGCGGTACCCTCTGGTCAGTCCTGGTTTCCGATCGGCCGATCGTAGCCTGACACTACACACTGCGACACAATCCAGCAATCACAGAATCAATCTCAACCGATCAGGTACCATCGAGAACACCGCTCGGCACCAGCAGGTTTCAGGACACACGCTCACACTCAAAACACTGGACTACGGGACTAAAGCGTCTTGTAAACACAAATATCGAACACACTCTAAATCATCTCGTGGGGACAAGAGAAATCAAACAATTTGGACTTACTTCCCACTGATTGTTACAGTTTTAAAGCCATATTTCTGCAAATGTACAAGTGCTCTTTCTGGAACTAGCTGTTACCTATAGTGTTTCTACAGCGGGAGGACTGACGACGGGGTAACACAGAAAGGAATAGTGCCGTTTCTCTGCCTGGGCAGCGTACCGAATgctgtgcgtgtgcgtgcgttgACGGATGCGTGCTCTCAGTCTACATCTTCGACCGTGTGTCTTTTTGTGTTGCGATTTTGTACATGGGCATAACGTTAAGGAGTAGAACAGGGGTGGGATTGTTAGGGCTTCGGAGGCTCACACACTATAGATGTGAAAATGTTTGTGTTTAAAGGGAAGAGAGAGAAGACGACAGGTCTAGCGTGTCAACGGAGGTTGTGGCTTCCTCCACAACCCGGGATCCTTGAAATCAGCTTTCTGGAGAGCCGCTTTTCCAGTTTTCACCCGCAGTCTAAAAGGTTAGTCTATCGTAGAAAATCATTTCCAGTCTCTCTCCAGTTTCGCAGGCATCGATGTTTAAATTTAGAGGCAAACACCCCCCCaaactaacaaaaataaaaaaacgagGAGTTGAATGTCCTGTTATTTAACTGCAAGAGCTACTATGCCATCGTCGTCGCAGCCTggatatttttttcatttctctttttttaattaatgtagtcagaaaaaaatggttaggatGTTTGGAAAATGTTCAAGTTCATCTCCAGATGTGTAACGTAGGTGTGCTTCTCCAGACAGAAGCTCTCAGAACGCACCGCTTTAGATGTGTGAGGTGTTTTCTTCTTTTGCCTTTTTAAAAATGCTTCATGTGTAAGGAACATCaaactattttttgttttgttttattcctTATTTTATTTGGATCATTTTCTTTTTCTTGATTCGCCCACTCCCTGAAATTAAATTGTCTTGataaaatatatctaaaaaaatatatattacaatagtAAAATTTTTTCGTTTGTTTCTTTTGTCTACTTTTTCCATTTGTGTGAATGCGTGGTTTCGAGTGTGGGTGTGCAATAAGGTAGTCACAGTATATATTTGCAAGGGGAAATGAAAACTTCCTGAGATAGGAACATGATTTGCATTAACATCCCTCCTCCATAAACGTACCCTTACAGAAAGGTCCTCACAACTCATAAACACATCAACCCACGACTGGCTGTATATTACAGGCAACTCACCaggttttgaaacagctgttatTGCCTTGACTGAGAGAGACCTCTAGATGGTGCCATTTGCCCGTGTCATAACATAACGCATCGCTCCAGACGTGAATAACACATGCACACTAGTTCACATTAATGATGCTCAAATATAGTTTTTAAAAGAAACCTTTGGGTGGAGACCTGAGAGATCTAAAGTGATCTGCTGTAGCGCTTTCACCCGTTTTcacttgtgtgtgtatatacctACCTGTAGGACAAATCAGCTTTGAAGTGGAATTATTTTGCAAGTTTAACCATCGACTGTTCTGTTCTTGAATGTGATGAACAATCACGAATGTCATCATTGATGCTCAGTTTGCTTTTTAGTGCTGGGGATGCAAACGTTGGGGGAAACTTGAAATATTTCAGCAAActctttgaacttttttttttttttttttttttttgctgcagagTGCTATGGGATATGCTTTGCTATTAGGACATTCATGCAAGTAAATTCTTTTACCAAAAACTGTATGTCTGCCTCTTTTACTAACCCAACAGTTTATCAAATTAACCGAGTGGACAGCAAATCGTTTTGAGGATCGACGTTGTTTTCTTGAAGGTATTTATTTGTCTGGATATTTTGCCCTACACTCATAAAGATGCTTCacaataccatagaagaacctttttgtctaaatggttccataaagaatctttaacatctgaagaacctttctgtttcacaaaaggttctttgcggcaaaaaaggttcttcagattagaaaaaggtaagacagagatggttgaagaacctttgactgaatgtttctttgtggaatcaaaaatggttcttctatggcatcgctgtgaacaatcttttgaagcatctttatttttaagagtgtaaaatgtttttaaaatacagTGTTTATTAATAACCATGATTAGTTCCACAGTGGTGAGACAAGTAACATGATTATTCATAATACTTCAGCAGTGGTCTGGATAATAATGTACACCTAAATAATgacagtggaaaaaaaaaaatcatggtcaATAATTTACAAATTCAGAGACGCATAGTTTTTGCTCTTGTCCAATCATCACCCAGGACTGGAACTATTCATTTTAAAACTAGTTATGTTATGATGGGTGTGACTGTTgagcagtacactcttaaaaataaaggtgcttcacgatgccatagaagaacctttttttgtctaaatggttctataaagaatctttaacatctgaagaacctttctgtttcacaaaaggttctttgtagcgaaagaaggttcttcaaattataaaaaggtaagaaagagatggttcttcaaagaacctttgactgaatgcttctttgtggaagcaaaaatggttcttctatggcatcgcttggagaaccttttgaagcaactttatttttaagaatgtaagtCTCAATAGGAGGCTGAAAGatggcttttaaaaaaaaaagtcaaaacaaatTAGAATAAGTCTTATttcaaattgacttttttttaattgacattcATGAAAAATTTGTGATTTTTAAGGTGTGAATTCTATTTgacaaattattaaaatgattatacaAATTTGCCAAATTTGctttttgtgatttaaaaaataattaaaaccatCATTATTCAGAAATTATGAACTGGTAAACTCTACCATTTCTCGAAAAGAGTAGGAACCTAAAAGAACATTCAGTTCTTGGAACTTCTGGATTCACAAATtcaactcttaaaaataaaggtgcctcacgatgccatagaagaaccttttttgtctaaatggttctataaagaatctttaacatctgaagaacctttctgtttcacaaaaggttctttgtggcgaaagaaggttcttcagattataaaaaggtaagaaagagatggttcttcaaagaacctttgactgaatggatctttgtggaaccaaaaatggttcttctatggcatcgcttggaGAACCTttagaagcacctttatttttaagagtgtgtgctTGTTAATCTATTGAcagtctaaataaaaaaaaaattcacaaccaaaattagtattttttttggCCATGTAAGTCACAGTTCTGTGCCTACACAACAAATACTACCCTTAACTTTAGCGTAATCCCtaacttaaagtgatagttcaccaaaaattaaaatgtttcatCACAAAACCTGGTTAAAGACATTTTACAGGAGAAAGCCAACTCATATCTTCAAGCTTTAGACAGGTTGGATAATACAGTAAGACAACGACCCACAATGCACAAGTAAAAACATAAGTACACCCCTATAAAACTTAACAAATTAAGCAAGTACTCTTTACTTAGAGGACATGTTAGGGTTCTTTGGAGATATAATGTTCCAACAAGCCTGCTTGAGCAATGACCAAAGAGGAATTTCTAAATTATTCAGGAAAATAAGATTTTCTTATCAAAGTGATcaaatgttgtgttgcaaaaatgagtgCGCCCTCTCGAAagttactaaataataaaaaaaggtgcATAGGTTTAAGGCTGTTTTTGATCAACAGGTAAGTATATTGAACCAAAACTTTTAAAGACAAGTAATTTCTTGGCAATTTAAAGTGTATAGCCCACTGAATTATACTcggacttaaaggagtagttcactttcagaacaataatgtacagataatgtactcacccccttgccaagatgttcatgtctttctttcttcagttttttttatgggaaaacatttcaggatttctctccatataatggacttctatggtgcccctgagtttgatcttccaaaatgcagcttcaaagggctctaaacgatcacagctgaggaaagaagggtcttatctagcgaaacgatcagttgttttcaaaaaaaaataataataatttatatactttttaacctcaaatgctcatcttgtctagctctgtgtagagattaaaaagtatataaattgtaaatgtttttacaaaataactaatcgtttcactagataagacccttcctcggctgggatcatttagagccctttgaagctgcatttaaactgcatttttggaagttcaaactcgggggcaccatagaagtccattgtatagagaatgttttcctcaaaaaacaatttctttatgactgaagaaagaaagacatgaacatcttggatgacaagggggtgagtacattatctgtaaattattgttctgaaagtgaactactcctttaatgctgGCAGCAATGAAACCACTTGGGCGAGATCTGACTTATTTCTTAGCATAAAAGAGGACAATGGTACAAGAGGAAcaccaaattattgttttaagtgtgaaaatatagcagaAGTAGCACCGACATTCAAAAACAATGAACTCCTGAAATAATCAAGTCTTcactttaagtttttatttagtGATGAGTGAATTTTTCCTAGGAGTAGAGCACAAGAAATACCATGCAAGAgtccaaaattatacatttgctg
This region includes:
- the akt2 gene encoding RAC-beta serine/threonine-protein kinase, with translation MNEVSVVREGWLHKRGEYIKTWRPRYFILKSDGSFIGYKEKPETSDHNQPPLNNFSVAECQLMKTERPRPNTFVIRCLQWTTVIERTFHVDSNAEREEWIRAIQAVANGLKSREEEEPMDINFGSPGDNSLEGMEAAIAKSRTKVTMSDFDYLKLLGKGTFGKVILVREKATGMYYAMKILRKEVIIAKDEVAHTITESRVLQNTRHPFLTTLKYAFQTRDRLCFVMEYANGGELFFHLSRERVFTEDRARFYGAEIVSALEYLHSKDVVYRDLKLENLMLDKDGHIKITDFGLCKEGITNEATMKTFCGTPEYLAPEVLEDNDYGRAVDWWGLGVVMYEMMCGRLPFYNQDHERLFELILMEEIRFPRNLSPEAKALLAGLLKKDPKQRLGGGPDDAKEVMTHKFFSSMNWQDVLQKKLIPPFKPQVTSETDTRYFDDEFTAQTITVTPPDQYDSLDAEDPDTRTHFSQFSYSASVRE